In Bacteroidota bacterium, a single window of DNA contains:
- a CDS encoding DNA-3-methyladenine glycosylase, producing the protein MKKLPRSFYTRSPLLVAQDLLGKILVRKIGKHVFSGKIVEVEAYRGELDPASHAYRGKTKRNEVMFREGGFLYVYFTYGMHFCANVVTGKANKGEAVLIRALEPIEGIEDMKRNRNMPPDKEPMYSLTNGPAKLCQALDIDGGNNGTDLLGEEIFLTEGKSLLKSATGTSTRVGISRGKEKKWRFFIKGNAWVSKK; encoded by the coding sequence TTGAAAAAGCTTCCCCGCTCTTTTTACACCCGCTCCCCCCTCCTCGTCGCTCAAGACCTCCTCGGAAAGATCCTCGTCCGGAAAATTGGAAAGCATGTGTTTTCGGGAAAAATCGTCGAGGTTGAAGCATACCGCGGCGAACTAGACCCAGCGAGCCATGCGTACCGGGGAAAGACCAAGCGGAATGAAGTGATGTTTCGTGAAGGGGGCTTCTTATACGTCTACTTCACTTACGGGATGCATTTCTGTGCAAATGTCGTGACCGGAAAAGCAAATAAGGGAGAGGCGGTGCTGATCCGCGCCCTTGAGCCGATCGAGGGAATTGAGGATATGAAAAGAAACAGAAACATGCCACCAGACAAAGAGCCGATGTACAGTCTAACCAATGGACCGGCAAAATTATGCCAGGCGTTGGACATTGACGGTGGAAATAACGGAACCGATCTACTCGGAGAAGAGATCTTTCTTACCGAAGGTAAATCACTCTTGAAATCAGCTACCGGCACTTCGACGAGGGTCGGGATTTCACGCGGCAAGGAGAAGAAGTGGCGGTTTTTCATTAAAGGAAACGCGTGGGTTAGCAAGAAATGA